The following proteins are co-located in the Geoalkalibacter sp. genome:
- a CDS encoding BrnA antitoxin family protein: MSKLKKMPNFNDEAEERKFWESHDSTDYVDWNKARPTSFPNLKPSTKTISLRLPEALLDRIKIEANKRDMPYQSLIKAWLAEDVEESHRVR; encoded by the coding sequence ATGAGCAAATTAAAAAAGATGCCCAATTTTAATGATGAAGCAGAGGAAAGAAAATTCTGGGAAAGCCATGATTCCACCGACTACGTGGATTGGAACAAGGCTCGGCCCACTTCTTTTCCAAACCTGAAGCCCTCGACAAAAACAATATCGCTCCGTTTACCGGAAGCACTGCTTGATCGTATCAAAATCGAAGCAAACAAACGTGATATGCCTTATCAGTCGCTTATCAAGGCCTGGCTTGCAGAAGATGTGGAAGAAAGCCACCGTGTGCGATAA
- a CDS encoding RluA family pseudouridine synthase, whose protein sequence is MHASNRAGKKFQPGGMSILHEDREIILVVKPAGLLTVGTERDKTRTAHYLLNDYVRKGDPRSRNRVYVVHRLDQETSGILLFAKSEAAKKFLQQNWESTEKHYLAIVHGHLAAKAGTISSFLVENAAHRVYSTKEPDLGKLSHTAYQVLRESQKFSLLDIHLLTGRKHQIRVHFAEQGHPLLGDVKYGNTATPSQRLALHASSIAFTHPAHGARMTFTSDMSLELVRLLGKL, encoded by the coding sequence ATGCACGCAAGCAACCGTGCGGGAAAAAAGTTTCAGCCGGGTGGAATGAGCATTCTCCACGAAGACAGAGAGATTATCCTGGTGGTCAAGCCGGCCGGGCTGCTGACCGTCGGTACGGAGCGCGACAAGACGCGAACGGCCCATTATCTTCTCAACGATTATGTGCGCAAGGGCGATCCGAGATCGCGCAACCGCGTCTATGTGGTTCATCGCCTCGATCAGGAGACTTCGGGAATCTTGCTGTTTGCCAAAAGCGAAGCAGCGAAGAAGTTTCTACAGCAGAATTGGGAGTCCACCGAGAAGCACTATCTGGCCATCGTCCACGGCCACCTGGCGGCCAAGGCGGGGACGATCTCCAGCTTTCTGGTGGAGAACGCCGCCCATCGTGTCTACTCGACCAAGGAGCCCGACCTGGGAAAGCTTTCCCATACCGCCTACCAAGTCTTGCGGGAGAGTCAAAAATTCAGTTTGCTGGACATTCATCTGCTGACGGGTCGCAAGCACCAGATCCGCGTGCATTTCGCCGAGCAGGGGCATCCGCTTTTAGGCGACGTAAAATACGGCAATACCGCAACCCCCTCGCAACGGCTCGCTCTGCATGCAAGTTCAATTGCATTTACGCACCCCGCCCATGGCGCAAGAATGACTTTTACCAGCGATATGTCGCTGGAGCTTGTCCGACTGCTGGGCAAGCTTTAA
- a CDS encoding TPM domain-containing protein, with amino-acid sequence MAGQTAQSFFTPQEQARIEAAVRAAEARTSGEILPMVVDASYEYPRTEILAGGLLALALAATLSWIFGQASLWVFLPLFLLGYWPCTRLIRNLPDLKRRLIPAAELAAEVEERALLAFVEQGVHHTRDATGILILISLFERRVHVLADRGINQAVPKETWDEIVQLVTAGIRSGQACEALCAAIARCGDLLEEKFPRKADDTNELPDLILS; translated from the coding sequence ATGGCCGGACAGACAGCCCAGAGCTTTTTCACCCCGCAGGAACAAGCCCGCATCGAGGCGGCGGTGCGCGCCGCCGAAGCGCGCACCAGCGGCGAAATCCTGCCCATGGTCGTCGATGCGTCCTATGAATATCCACGCACCGAAATTCTCGCCGGCGGCCTGCTCGCCCTGGCGTTGGCCGCCACCCTGAGCTGGATCTTCGGGCAGGCCTCCCTCTGGGTCTTCCTGCCCCTTTTCCTGCTCGGCTACTGGCCCTGCACGCGGCTGATCCGCAACCTGCCCGACCTCAAGCGGCGGCTGATCCCGGCCGCCGAACTCGCCGCCGAAGTGGAAGAGCGCGCCCTGCTCGCCTTTGTCGAGCAGGGGGTGCACCACACCCGCGACGCCACCGGCATTCTTATTCTCATCTCGCTCTTCGAGCGCCGCGTCCATGTCCTGGCCGATCGCGGCATCAACCAGGCCGTGCCCAAGGAAACCTGGGACGAAATCGTGCAGCTGGTAACCGCCGGGATCCGCTCCGGCCAAGCCTGCGAGGCCCTGTGCGCCGCCATCGCGCGCTGCGGCGATCTTCTCGAAGAAAAATTCCCGCGCAAGGCCGACGACACCAACGAACTGCCCGATCTGATTCTCTCCTGA
- a CDS encoding TPM domain-containing protein: MRRVLLLLLGLLLLGLLLGLSSTASALEVPRAGGYVNDRAGLLRPDTVLKLERFLAAFERSDSTQLVVLIIPSLEGEVLEEYALKVAEHWGIGQKGKDNGALLLIARDERKIRIEVGYGLEGRLTDLLAGRIVDLEITPRFRAGDFDGGVVAGVTAMAEAVRGEYQGTGRDADKRRPNPWGLLLLLLFLGPGLLLLSGGRDMRGSHRRGGYYIGGPFGGSRGGGGFGGGGFGGGGGFGGGGGGFGGGGASGGW; encoded by the coding sequence ATGCGCCGCGTTTTACTGCTCCTGCTTGGCCTGCTCCTGCTCGGCCTGCTGCTGGGCTTGTCCTCAACGGCGTCCGCCCTTGAGGTGCCGCGCGCCGGCGGCTACGTCAACGACCGCGCGGGATTGCTGCGCCCCGACACCGTGCTCAAGCTCGAACGGTTCCTCGCCGCCTTCGAGCGCAGCGATTCCACGCAGCTCGTGGTGTTGATCATTCCCAGCCTTGAGGGCGAAGTGCTCGAGGAGTACGCCCTCAAGGTCGCCGAGCACTGGGGCATCGGCCAAAAGGGCAAGGACAACGGCGCTCTGCTGCTGATCGCCCGCGACGAGCGCAAAATCCGCATCGAGGTCGGCTACGGTTTGGAAGGGCGCCTCACCGACCTGCTCGCCGGGCGCATCGTCGATCTGGAAATCACCCCGCGCTTTCGCGCCGGGGATTTCGACGGCGGCGTGGTGGCCGGCGTGACAGCCATGGCCGAGGCGGTGCGCGGCGAATACCAGGGCACGGGCCGCGACGCCGACAAGCGCCGCCCCAATCCCTGGGGATTGCTGCTGTTGCTGTTGTTTCTCGGGCCGGGTCTGCTGCTGCTCAGTGGTGGACGCGACATGCGCGGCAGTCATCGGCGCGGCGGTTATTACATCGGCGGACCCTTTGGCGGCTCAAGAGGCGGCGGGGGGTTCGGTGGCGGGGGCTTCGGCGGCGGCGGTGGGTTTGGCGGCGGCGGGGGCGGTTTCGGCGGCGGCGGCGCCTCGGGAGGATGGTAA
- a CDS encoding LemA family protein, producing the protein MLKRLLLLALLALPLLSGCGYNEIQKNEEAVFAAWGDVEATYQRRADLIPNLVETVKAYAAHERETLEAVTSARAQVGQMNLSTGDLADPAALERFQAAQSQLSGALSRLMVVVERYPELKANQNFSDLQHQLEGTENRINVARQRYNEAVQVFNTSIRTFPNSLTNSLLLKLERKEPFKAEPGAAAAPKVQFN; encoded by the coding sequence ATGCTCAAACGCCTGCTGCTGCTCGCGCTGCTTGCCCTGCCGCTGCTCTCCGGCTGCGGTTACAACGAAATCCAGAAAAACGAGGAAGCGGTGTTCGCCGCCTGGGGCGACGTGGAGGCGACCTACCAGCGCCGCGCCGACCTCATTCCCAATCTGGTCGAAACGGTGAAAGCCTACGCCGCCCACGAACGCGAAACCCTCGAAGCGGTGACCAGTGCCCGCGCCCAGGTCGGGCAGATGAACCTCAGCACCGGGGATCTCGCCGATCCGGCCGCTCTGGAGCGCTTCCAGGCGGCCCAGAGCCAGCTCTCCGGCGCCCTCTCGCGACTCATGGTGGTGGTCGAGCGCTACCCCGAGCTCAAGGCGAACCAGAACTTCAGCGACTTGCAGCATCAGCTCGAAGGCACGGAAAACCGCATCAACGTCGCCCGACAGCGCTACAACGAAGCGGTGCAGGTGTTCAACACCTCGATCCGCACCTTTCCCAACAGCCTGACCAACAGCCTTCTGCTCAAGCTCGAACGCAAGGAGCCCTTCAAGGCCGAACCCGGCGCCGCCGCCGCGCCCAAGGTGCAGTTCAACTAA